The following are encoded together in the Blattabacterium cuenoti BPAA genome:
- the surE gene encoding 5'/3'-nucleotidase SurE: MNKKPIILVTNDDGIVAPGIRALVHSMNLLGDVYVVAPNKPQSGVGHAITMNTILYCDSVKIDNGIQKEWECSGTPVDCVKLAISDILPRKPDICVSGINHGSNSSINIMYSGTVSAIIEASIEGIPSVGFSLLDFDWNADFEPSKKYVCQIVKKILYNPIPEKIITLNVNIPKLKKEQIKGIKICRQADSKWKESFDKRYNPKGKTYYWLVGEFLNLDEKVDTDEWALKNGYISIVPIQSDLTNYTILNLLKSWNFFVLFVFFFFWIHSLVNSELKC; the protein is encoded by the coding sequence ATGAATAAAAAACCAATTATTTTAGTTACAAATGATGATGGAATCGTCGCTCCAGGTATTAGAGCCCTTGTCCATTCTATGAATCTTTTAGGAGATGTATATGTAGTAGCTCCAAATAAACCCCAATCTGGAGTAGGACATGCAATAACAATGAATACAATTTTATATTGTGATTCGGTAAAAATAGATAATGGAATTCAAAAAGAATGGGAATGTTCTGGAACTCCGGTAGATTGTGTTAAATTAGCAATCAGTGATATTCTTCCAAGAAAACCTGATATTTGTGTATCAGGAATTAATCATGGATCCAATTCTTCTATAAATATTATGTATTCTGGTACGGTTTCTGCTATTATTGAAGCAAGTATAGAGGGAATTCCATCTGTAGGATTTTCTCTCTTGGATTTTGATTGGAATGCTGATTTTGAACCATCTAAAAAATATGTATGTCAGATTGTCAAAAAAATTCTTTACAATCCTATTCCAGAAAAAATAATCACTTTGAATGTAAATATTCCTAAATTAAAAAAAGAACAAATCAAAGGAATTAAAATATGTAGACAAGCAGACTCTAAATGGAAGGAAAGTTTTGATAAACGTTATAATCCTAAAGGAAAAACTTATTATTGGTTAGTAGGAGAGTTTTTGAATTTAGATGAAAAAGTTGATACAGATGAATGGGCGTTAAAGAATGGATATATATCTATTGTTCCTATTCAATCTGATTTAACCAATTATACTATATTAAACCTTTTAAAATCTTGGAACTTTTTTGTACTATTTGTTTTTTTTTTTTTTTGGATACATAGTTTAGTTAATTCTGAATTGAAATGTTAA
- the ruvB gene encoding Holliday junction branch migration DNA helicase RuvB, with translation MSYFLERSLNPKTIQDFVGQHHILENLKIFIQAAKKRKEALDHILFHGPPGLGKTTLAHIVANELRVDLTVTSGSVLDKPGDLAGLLIHLKINDVIFIDEIHRLSPIVEEYLYSAMENYKIDIIIDSGSNARSVQIDLSPFTLIGSTTRSGLLTDPMRSRFGINFRLSYYEKELLNNIVNRSAKLLNIPITKEASHEISNRSRGTPRIANALLRRIRDFAQIKGNGIIDLHICNLGLQSLNVDQHGLDEMDNRILSYIIDHFKGGPVGINTIATAVSENSDTIEEVYEPFLIQEGYLIRTPRGRKATKLAYKHIKRNFKK, from the coding sequence GTGTCATATTTTTTAGAAAGATCTTTAAATCCTAAAACAATTCAAGATTTTGTTGGACAACATCATATATTGGAAAATTTGAAAATTTTTATTCAGGCTGCTAAAAAAAGAAAAGAAGCCCTAGATCATATTTTATTTCATGGACCTCCAGGATTGGGAAAAACAACATTGGCACATATTGTGGCTAATGAATTACGTGTGGATCTCACTGTTACTTCAGGATCTGTTTTAGATAAGCCAGGAGATCTAGCCGGATTATTGATTCACTTAAAAATAAATGATGTAATTTTTATTGATGAAATTCATCGTCTTTCTCCAATAGTTGAAGAATATTTATATTCAGCTATGGAAAATTATAAAATAGACATTATCATAGATTCTGGATCTAATGCTCGATCAGTACAAATAGATTTATCCCCTTTTACTTTAATAGGATCTACTACGAGATCAGGCTTACTTACAGATCCTATGCGTTCTAGATTTGGTATTAATTTTCGTCTTAGTTATTATGAAAAAGAATTATTAAACAATATTGTAAATCGTAGTGCAAAATTACTAAATATTCCAATAACGAAAGAAGCATCTCATGAAATTTCTAACAGAAGTCGTGGAACTCCACGTATAGCTAATGCCTTATTACGTAGAATCCGTGATTTTGCGCAAATTAAAGGAAATGGAATCATTGATCTTCACATATGCAATTTAGGTTTACAATCTTTGAATGTTGATCAACATGGATTAGATGAAATGGATAATAGAATTTTGTCATATATCATAGATCATTTTAAAGGAGGACCTGTGGGAATCAATACCATAGCAACAGCTGTTAGTGAAAATTCGGACACCATAGAAGAAGTTTATGAACCTTTTCTGATTCAGGAAGGATATTTAATTAGAACTCCTAGGGGAAGAAAGGCTACAAAATTAGCTTACAAACATATAAAACGAAATTTTAAAAAGTAA
- a CDS encoding adenylosuccinate synthase, translating into MPSNVIVGLQWGDEGKGKITDLFAKNSDYVVRYQGGNNSGHSIHIRNRHFVLHLIPSGVIYPEVKCIIGPGVVIDPKSLIQEIQNLELMGIDTSQVFLAKRAHITMPYHRLLDRYQEEALGDKSIGTTHRGIGPTYEDKIARIGIRALDLLNLKVFYQKLKYNIDLKNQIFTRIFKKKPLSFQTIYEEYIEYAKILSNRFLDSVYEIHDAFRNKKKILFEGAQAMLLDINYGTYPYVTTSSTSTGGVCTGSGIPPHFLKNFIGITKAYCTRVGFGPFPSEIKNEIGEVIRQKGNEYGATTKRPRRCGWLDLIALKYSCMINGINYLVITKLDVLSELEIIKICIKYKCNEKIIQYFPANLKQNIKGIYIDLPGWKQDISHIHEYKNLPKNCKKYISFIENYLNLEILLISVGSERNQNIIKNKSLFF; encoded by the coding sequence ATGCCTTCAAATGTTATTGTTGGTCTCCAATGGGGTGACGAGGGAAAAGGAAAAATTACAGATTTATTTGCTAAAAATTCAGATTATGTAGTCCGTTATCAAGGAGGAAATAATTCAGGTCATTCTATTCATATTAGAAATCGTCATTTTGTCCTTCATTTAATTCCTTCTGGAGTGATTTATCCTGAAGTAAAATGTATTATTGGGCCTGGAGTAGTAATTGATCCTAAATCTTTGATACAAGAAATACAGAATTTAGAATTAATGGGAATCGATACCTCTCAAGTTTTTTTAGCAAAAAGAGCACATATAACGATGCCTTATCATCGTTTGTTAGACCGATATCAAGAAGAAGCTTTAGGAGATAAATCAATTGGAACAACCCATCGAGGAATAGGACCCACTTATGAAGATAAAATCGCAAGAATAGGAATTCGTGCTTTGGATTTATTGAATTTAAAAGTTTTTTATCAAAAATTAAAATATAACATTGATCTTAAAAATCAAATTTTTACAAGAATTTTCAAAAAAAAACCTCTTTCTTTTCAGACAATTTATGAAGAATATATAGAATATGCCAAAATTTTATCTAATCGGTTTTTAGATTCCGTTTATGAGATTCATGATGCTTTTCGTAACAAAAAAAAGATTCTGTTTGAAGGAGCTCAAGCTATGTTATTAGATATCAATTATGGAACATATCCATATGTTACCACTTCTTCTACTTCTACAGGAGGCGTTTGTACAGGATCTGGAATTCCTCCCCACTTTTTAAAAAATTTTATAGGAATAACAAAAGCATATTGTACTCGTGTGGGTTTTGGCCCTTTTCCTTCAGAAATAAAAAATGAAATTGGAGAGGTGATCCGTCAAAAAGGGAATGAATATGGAGCAACAACAAAACGTCCAAGACGATGCGGATGGTTGGATCTAATAGCTCTTAAATATTCTTGTATGATTAATGGAATTAATTATTTAGTTATTACTAAATTAGATGTTTTAAGTGAATTGGAAATCATTAAAATATGTATAAAATATAAATGTAATGAAAAAATTATTCAATATTTTCCAGCAAATCTAAAACAAAATATAAAAGGAATCTATATAGATTTACCTGGATGGAAACAAGACATCTCTCATATTCATGAATACAAGAATTTACCAAAAAATTGTAAAAAATATATTAGTTTTATTGAAAATTATCTAAATTTAGAAATTCTATTGATTTCTGTAGGATCTGAAAGAAATCAAAACATCATTAAAAATAAGTCTTTATTTTTTTAA
- the purB gene encoding adenylosuccinate lyase, whose amino-acid sequence MEKYKNPLVERYSSQEMLYNFSPKKKFLTWRKLWLYLAEIQKELGLNISEEQIFDLKNNLHDIDWNRVSFYEKKFRHDVMAHLYAFGEKATIARPIIHLGATSAFLGDNTDIILIRDGLEILLKKLINVIFRLRNFTLEYHNIPTLAFTHYQPAQLTTVGKRSALWLQSLLLDLEELEFRLKNIRFRGVKGTVGSADSFKELFNGDLQKLKDLEKKLSNKFKFKNVFPITGQTYDRKVDAQILNLLSNISQSSHKFSNDLRLLQNLKEMEEPFEKEQIGSSAMAYKRNPIRSERMAALAKYVISLSNSSALVAATQWLERTLDDSANRRLVIGQSFLAVDSILMIWNNILENLVVYPKMIDKHIKEELPFLVTEYIIIECVKKGADRQDIHERIRIHSMEANDKIKLEGIENDFIQRILHDKKIPIHEKKINQILNPKKLTGFSSDQTLEFLDTKVNPILNRFHHLIDFDLSNIIDRQI is encoded by the coding sequence GTGGAAAAATATAAAAATCCTTTAGTAGAACGATACAGTAGCCAAGAAATGTTATATAATTTTTCTCCAAAAAAAAAGTTTTTGACTTGGAGAAAATTATGGTTGTATTTAGCAGAAATTCAAAAAGAATTAGGATTAAACATTAGCGAAGAGCAAATTTTTGATTTAAAAAATAATTTACATGACATTGACTGGAATAGAGTTTCTTTTTATGAAAAAAAATTTAGACATGATGTCATGGCACATCTATATGCTTTTGGAGAAAAAGCAACTATAGCTAGACCTATTATTCATTTGGGTGCTACAAGTGCGTTTTTAGGAGACAATACGGATATTATTTTAATTCGTGATGGATTGGAAATTTTATTAAAAAAATTAATTAATGTAATTTTTCGCCTTAGAAATTTTACTCTAGAATATCATAATATTCCTACTTTAGCTTTTACTCACTATCAACCCGCTCAACTAACCACTGTAGGAAAACGTTCTGCTTTATGGTTACAAAGCCTTCTTTTAGATTTAGAAGAATTAGAATTTAGATTGAAAAATATTCGTTTTAGAGGAGTAAAAGGAACTGTAGGTTCAGCAGATAGTTTTAAAGAATTATTTAATGGAGATTTACAAAAATTAAAAGATTTAGAAAAAAAATTATCTAATAAATTCAAATTTAAAAATGTATTTCCTATAACAGGACAAACTTACGATAGAAAAGTCGATGCTCAGATATTAAATTTGTTATCCAATATCTCTCAATCTTCTCATAAATTTAGTAACGATTTACGTTTATTACAAAATTTAAAAGAAATGGAAGAACCTTTTGAAAAAGAACAAATTGGATCTAGTGCTATGGCTTATAAACGGAATCCGATACGGAGTGAACGTATGGCCGCTTTAGCTAAATATGTTATTTCTTTATCTAATAGTTCAGCTTTAGTTGCAGCAACTCAATGGCTGGAACGTACTTTAGACGATTCTGCAAACAGAAGATTGGTTATAGGACAATCATTCTTAGCTGTAGATTCTATTTTAATGATTTGGAATAACATATTAGAAAATCTTGTCGTATATCCCAAGATGATTGATAAACATATAAAAGAAGAACTTCCTTTTTTAGTTACTGAATATATTATTATAGAATGTGTAAAAAAAGGAGCAGACAGACAGGATATCCATGAAAGAATACGAATTCATTCTATGGAAGCAAATGATAAAATTAAACTAGAAGGAATAGAAAATGATTTTATTCAACGTATTTTACATGATAAAAAAATACCAATTCATGAAAAAAAAATAAATCAAATTTTAAATCCTAAAAAATTAACAGGTTTTTCTTCAGATCAAACTTTAGAATTTCTTGATACAAAAGTTAATCCCATATTAAATCGTTTTCATCATTTAATTGATTTTGATCTATCTAACATAATAGACAGACAAATTTAA